The nucleotide sequence GCAAAATCAAATTTGCCAAAGTCAACGTTGATAACAATCCTGAATCACCAGCGCAATATCACGTGCGCGGGATTCCTAATCTGATTCTTTTTAAGAGTGGACAGTTGCAAGAGCAAATCGTTGGTGCTGTTGCGAAGCAAGAAATTGTTAAGGCGATTGGGAAAATCGCATAATTTTATCAAGCTACATGCCACAAATTGTTCTTAATGGAGAAAAGCGAGAAGTCCGGGCGCAGTCAATTTCTGAACTTCTGGTCGAGTGCAACTTAGTTAATAAAAGAGTTGCAATCGAGCTGAACCATAACGTTGTCCCTAAAGACCAACACAGCTCGACGAAAATTTCTCATGGAGACCGGGTCGAAGTTGTCCAATTTGTCGGCGGCGGCTAATTGATCTATTTTGGACAAAGATCTTAGACTTTAGCTTAGGCTTGAACTTAAGCTAAAGGATTTTTTTGAGTTGTCGTATATGAATCAATTAGACCAATACATAATTGGGAATAAAACTTTTACTTCGCGACTGATCGTTGGATCGGGAAAATATAAAAGTTTTCAAGAAACTGCTGAAGCTACTAAAGCCTCAGGTGCCGAAATGATTACTGTTGCTGTGCGCCGTGTCAACATTACTGACGCAAAACAAGATAACCTACTCGACTATTTAAATGATATTCCTAATCTGATCATCCTTCCCAACACTGCCGGCTGCTATACTTTAGAGGACTGCCTACGCACTGCGCGACTTGCACGTGAGGCTGGAGTTTCAGATTTTGTTAAAGTTGAAGTGATCGGCGATGAAAAAACGCTTTTCCCGGATAACGAACTCACGATTAAGGCGGTCGAAGTTTTGACTAAGGAAGGATTCTATTGTTTGCCCTATATCACCGATGACCCGATTGTTGCACGAAAGTGTCAAGATGTAGGAGCAGCGGCCGTCATGCCACTTGCTGCTCCAATTGGAAGTGGTTTGGGAATTCAAAATCCTTATAATTTAATGATTATTATTGAGCAGGCAAAAGTTCCAGTGATTGTTGATGCTGGGGTTGGAACTGCCTCCGATGCTTCACGTTGTTTGGAACTTGGCGCTGCTGCCGTACTTACAAATTCTGCGATTGCTTGCGCAAAAAATCCTGTTTTAATGGCAACCGCGATGAAAGCTGCGTGTGTCGCTGGCAGAAATGCCTACCTTGCTGGACGCATGCCGAAGAAATTGTATGCTCACGCTTCAAGTCCACTGACTGGGCTAATTAACTGAGTTTGCGATGTCAGAAAAGCAGCTTTACATTATCACTAATGGAAGCCTAGCTGATGACGAAAGAAAGTTTCAGGACAAGATTGTTGAGATTATCAGTCGTGAGTCTAAACGCAGCTTTGCTCTAGTTTTACGCGAGCAAGTTGGCAACAATCCCGCCTCAGATAAATTACTCTATACTCTTGGGCTTAAAATTAAAGACCTTTGTGTAAAGCACGATATTAAACTGATTATGCATCGACGCTTGGACATTGCTTTGGCGATTAATGCTGACGGAGTACATCTCAACGCTGCCTCGCTGAGCATTGCGCAAGTCCGAAAGCTTGCAAAAGATAGTTTATTAGTTGGCTATTCTGCGCATTCTATCGGCGAAATTTTAAACGCAGAAAAGTCGGGCGCAGATTATGTATTTTTAAGCCCAATTTTTGCTTCGCTTTCCAAGCCAGATCATACGCGTCCTCCTCTAGGGATTGAAGCACTAACAGAGATTTCGGGACAAATAAGCATTCCAGTCATTGCTTTAGGAGGAATAACTCCGATAAATGCTCAAGACTGTATTAGTGCTGGAGCTTTCGGCTATGCTAGTATCGGAAGTTTATGGAAAGAATAGGGAACCTGCTTATGAACTACAAATTCTATAAAGTATTATTTTTCGGATTCTGCATAACAGTACCATTAATTTCCATTGCCGATAAACCGAATATTAAGATTGGTGTAATTGCTCCCTTAACTGGGGGCAATGCGATTGCCGGCGAAGATATCAGACGGGTAATCGAACTAGCTAAGACGCGCTTAGAATCTACAGCAAAGAAGCACAACTACAGCTTTATTTTTGAAGATGGGCAGTGTGGTAGCGGCAGCGCAACGATTACCGCAGTTAAGAAATTAATTGATCTAGATCGAGTCTCAGGCTTAATTGTTGGCTGTAGCGGTGAGATTTTGCAAGCTGGCCCGATCGTTGAACGCGCTAAAATTCCAACAGTAGTAGTTTATGCTAGTCACAAAGATGTGCGCAATCTTGGTCAATTTATCTTTAGGACTTGGATCGATATGGAGCGCAGTATGGACCCGATGGTCAAGCTCCTCGAGCAAGAACAAGCCCAAAAAGTTGCACTACTAACCGAAGAAATGCCCTATACAATTGGCATGAAAGGCTTATTGTCTGAAAAGTTAGGCTCAAGAATTGCTGCAGCGGAAGATATTCCACTTGATACAACTGACATCCGCCAGTCGTTGATCAAAGTTCGCGCCAAACAGCCAGATGCTTATTACTTGAATGCAGGTTCTGCAAAATCTATTGCCTTATATTTAAAACAAGCTAAGGAGCTTGGGATTAAAGGACCTTTTTATTCTTACCTGCCAGGTGAAAAGGAGTTTTTAGAAATTTCAGCTGCTTACAACGAAGGGTTCAGGACACTGTCTTTTCCTGAAATTTCTGCGACCGATCCAGTTTATGCCAAGCTGCTTGAAGACTATCGCACTCGATATAATGAGTTACCACGCTATGCCTTTTTAGCTGCTGCAACTCATGATGGCGTGCAAGCCTTAATTGACGCTTTTGAAACAGTTGGGACTAATGCTGATCAAGTGCAGGGGTACTTAAGCAGCTATAAGACTCAAGGAGCGCTTGGCACTGTTGAATTTGATGAAAATGGTGACGTGAAAAATGTAACGCTTGTGGTCAAACAGGTAAGATCAGGTCGGCTCGAGTAGTGAGCTCTTAGCGGGAAGCGAGCAAGTTCTTCCCGCTAATTTCTTTACTTAGCAGCTGTTTTTGATACACGCGTGGTTAAGCGAGAAATCTTTCTGCTGGCGGTTTTACGGTGCATAATGCCACGTGAAACTGCGCGGTCGAGCAAAGTTGTTGCTAGCTTAACTTGGTCACGAGCATCTGTCATTTTTCCAGCTTCAAGAAATGCTAAAGCTTTCTTAACAGTCGTGCGGATAGTGGTTTCAGCCAGATTGTTACGCGCCTTACGCTTTAAGCTTTGACGGTGACGTTTAATTGCAGATTTATGTGTAGCCATAATTAAATCAAATTTCCTTAAAAATTAATGAATCGGACTTATATAAAAGCCCAGGAATAATTGCAAATCAGGCCCTGAGGCGCAATCAGTTGGAAATATTATACATCTCGAATAACGCTAGGTTTTTGCAGTGCCCTCAGAGCATTTAAGACCGATGCTAAATCTATTATTTCCTGTCCAATTGCACCTGCTACCGGCGAAAGTAGCCCTGTTGCTGCCAAATACATTCCACCAATACTTAAGATCATCCCACCGATTGCGCTTTGTAATGCGATTGCTCGCATCCGCTCAGCGATGTGCAGAAATTCATCGACTTTAGTCAGCGAGGCATCGAGGATTAACACACCAGCCGCTTCAGTTGTAACCTCGCTACGATGACCTAAAGCTATGCCTACTGTTGCTGCGGCGAGTGCTGGCGCATCATTAATTCCATCGCCAATGAAAATGGTTGGAGCCTTCCTAGTTTCAGCAGTAACAATCTGGACTTTTTCTTCCGGTGACTTCTCGGCGTGAATTTCCTGAATCCCTACTTTCTCGGCCAGATAAGTGACTTCAGAAAGTCGATCTCCGGAGACAATCATTGATTTAGTAATCCCATGGCGAGGCTCTAGATGTGAAAGGAAATGCTTGCTTTCAGGGCGAGCTTCGTCATGGAAGGTAATTGTCCCGGCAAGCTTGTTGTCGATTAAAACCACACATTCGAGGCCAGTTTTTTGGGCAGGCAATTGCCGTTGCTGATCCGCGCTAAGCTTTGCCCGGCCAGTAACAAAAATCTGCTGACCTAGGATTTCGCCCCGCAAACCCTCGCCGGGCTTTTCTGAGAGCGCTTCGGAAATTTCTAGAGTAATTCCGTTTTTTTTCGCGTAATCTAGGATTGCCTGCGCAAGTGGGTGCTTCGAATATTGTTCAAGGCTTGCTGTGAGTTTGACAAGTTGGTTTTCTGGGAAGTCTAGGCCTGTTACTTTTGTAACCGTTGGAATCCCAATCGTAAGTGTGCCAGTTTTATCGAGGATAATTGTCTTTGCAGTGGGTGTAAGCTCAAGCACGCTCGGATCGCGAATAATCATGCCACGCTTTGCTGCCAGTGAAATCGACCCAATAATCGCTACTGGTATTGCAATTAACAGTGGGCAAGGTGTGGCAATTGTCAGCACAGCAAGAAAGCGTGAACTATCGCCAGAAAAATACCAAGCAATGATGGCAATGCTTAGCGCAATCGGGGTGTAAATTGCACCAAGACTATCGCCGAGGCGTTTCATGCGGATTTTGCTTTGAGAGCTTTCACGCATCACTTCAACTACTTTTGCATAACGCGAGTCAGTCGCAATTTTGGAAGCTCGAATCACGAGAGTTGACTCGCCATTGATTGTTCCCGAATACACTTCAGTGCCTGGTGTTTTAGGAATTTTGTAAGGCTCACCACTCAGATAAGATTCATCCATATGGCCGCGGCCTTCGACAACTGAACCATCGACTGGGCAAGTTTCAAATGGCAGCACCACGACTAGGTCACCAACTTGAACGGACTCTACAGATACATCAATTAGACCAGTGCTCGTGCGTTTGTGCGCAATTCGTGGCATGCGTTCAGCTAGAATTTTTAAAATCGAAGACGCTTTGCGGACAGCATAGCCCTCTAGGGTCTGCCCACCGGAAAGCATGAGCACCACGAGTGAGCCAGCTAGATATTCACCAAGGATGAGGGAGGTGATAATTGAGATGCCGGCAAGTAGGTCTGACCCGAATTCAGCTTTGAGTGCGGCTTTGAGTAGGTCGTAACAAAGAGATGAGCCGCCAAGGACAATACTAAAAACTAAGGGGATATGAGTAAGCGTGGCTTCTGTGCCATGGAAAAAAGCTAATCCAGTCGAGATTAGTAAAGCAGCTAAAGTGCCAAGTGCAATCCAGGAATTTCGATCGAGCTTAATCATCAAGACTTATTTAGTGACTTTTTTAATTTGTTGCCAGGCAGCTTCCATTTCTTCAAGGGAACATTCAGCAATAGGTCGCGGTAATAATGCTTGCATTTGATGAAACCTATCAGTGAAGCGTGCCGAGCATGAATGTAGGGCATCTTCAGCTTGAAACCCTAAAAACCTTGCAAGTTGCGCAAGAGCAAAAAGTAAGTCACCCAGCTCATGCTGGAGGCGCTGCTTGCGATTGGGACTATCAACAGCGTTAATCTCAACTTCAAGTTCATGCATTTCTTCTTTAATTTTATCCCAAACCTCTTGAGCTGAAGTCCAATCAAAGTGAACTTTTGCTGCGCGTTGACCAATGCGCTGGGCGCGGCTTAATGCGGGCATGCCTCTTGGAATACCTTCGAGCATGAAACGTGGTCCCTTGTCCTCAGCTGTTTTAACTTTGCTGCCTTCTTCGCTTTTAATGCGTTCCCAATTGAGTAATACATCTTTAGTGCTAGTGACTTGTTTATCGCCGAAAACATGGGGATGACGACGGATCATTTTTTCTGAGATTTGTTCGG is from bacterium and encodes:
- a CDS encoding thiamine phosphate synthase; the protein is MSEKQLYIITNGSLADDERKFQDKIVEIISRESKRSFALVLREQVGNNPASDKLLYTLGLKIKDLCVKHDIKLIMHRRLDIALAINADGVHLNAASLSIAQVRKLAKDSLLVGYSAHSIGEILNAEKSGADYVFLSPIFASLSKPDHTRPPLGIEALTEISGQISIPVIALGGITPINAQDCISAGAFGYASIGSLWKE
- the rpsT gene encoding 30S ribosomal protein S20; the encoded protein is MATHKSAIKRHRQSLKRKARNNLAETTIRTTVKKALAFLEAGKMTDARDQVKLATTLLDRAVSRGIMHRKTASRKISRLTTRVSKTAAK
- the thiS gene encoding sulfur carrier protein ThiS encodes the protein MPQIVLNGEKREVRAQSISELLVECNLVNKRVAIELNHNVVPKDQHSSTKISHGDRVEVVQFVGGG
- a CDS encoding ABC transporter substrate-binding protein; amino-acid sequence: MNYKFYKVLFFGFCITVPLISIADKPNIKIGVIAPLTGGNAIAGEDIRRVIELAKTRLESTAKKHNYSFIFEDGQCGSGSATITAVKKLIDLDRVSGLIVGCSGEILQAGPIVERAKIPTVVVYASHKDVRNLGQFIFRTWIDMERSMDPMVKLLEQEQAQKVALLTEEMPYTIGMKGLLSEKLGSRIAAAEDIPLDTTDIRQSLIKVRAKQPDAYYLNAGSAKSIALYLKQAKELGIKGPFYSYLPGEKEFLEISAAYNEGFRTLSFPEISATDPVYAKLLEDYRTRYNELPRYAFLAAATHDGVQALIDAFETVGTNADQVQGYLSSYKTQGALGTVEFDENGDVKNVTLVVKQVRSGRLE
- the trxA gene encoding thioredoxin, which translates into the protein MSGLVVDVSDSTFDAEVLKSDLPVLVDFWAPWCGPCRAIAPVIEELAKEYQGKIKFAKVNVDNNPESPAQYHVRGIPNLILFKSGQLQEQIVGAVAKQEIVKAIGKIA
- the cadA gene encoding cadmium-translocating P-type ATPase; this encodes MIKLDRNSWIALGTLAALLISTGLAFFHGTEATLTHIPLVFSIVLGGSSLCYDLLKAALKAEFGSDLLAGISIITSLILGEYLAGSLVVLMLSGGQTLEGYAVRKASSILKILAERMPRIAHKRTSTGLIDVSVESVQVGDLVVVLPFETCPVDGSVVEGRGHMDESYLSGEPYKIPKTPGTEVYSGTINGESTLVIRASKIATDSRYAKVVEVMRESSQSKIRMKRLGDSLGAIYTPIALSIAIIAWYFSGDSSRFLAVLTIATPCPLLIAIPVAIIGSISLAAKRGMIIRDPSVLELTPTAKTIILDKTGTLTIGIPTVTKVTGLDFPENQLVKLTASLEQYSKHPLAQAILDYAKKNGITLEISEALSEKPGEGLRGEILGQQIFVTGRAKLSADQQRQLPAQKTGLECVVLIDNKLAGTITFHDEARPESKHFLSHLEPRHGITKSMIVSGDRLSEVTYLAEKVGIQEIHAEKSPEEKVQIVTAETRKAPTIFIGDGINDAPALAAATVGIALGHRSEVTTEAAGVLILDASLTKVDEFLHIAERMRAIALQSAIGGMILSIGGMYLAATGLLSPVAGAIGQEIIDLASVLNALRALQKPSVIRDV
- the mazG gene encoding nucleoside triphosphate pyrophosphohydrolase; its protein translation is MSNPQTTFAKFVEIIAKLRDPNGGCPWDLEQTHETLRPYLVEETYELLDAIEDQNDQSLKEELGDVLLQVVLHAQLAKDRGAFDINAVTEQISEKMIRRHPHVFGDKQVTSTKDVLLNWERIKSEEGSKVKTAEDKGPRFMLEGIPRGMPALSRAQRIGQRAAKVHFDWTSAQEVWDKIKEEMHELEVEINAVDSPNRKQRLQHELGDLLFALAQLARFLGFQAEDALHSCSARFTDRFHQMQALLPRPIAECSLEEMEAAWQQIKKVTK
- a CDS encoding thiazole synthase — protein: MNQLDQYIIGNKTFTSRLIVGSGKYKSFQETAEATKASGAEMITVAVRRVNITDAKQDNLLDYLNDIPNLIILPNTAGCYTLEDCLRTARLAREAGVSDFVKVEVIGDEKTLFPDNELTIKAVEVLTKEGFYCLPYITDDPIVARKCQDVGAAAVMPLAAPIGSGLGIQNPYNLMIIIEQAKVPVIVDAGVGTASDASRCLELGAAAVLTNSAIACAKNPVLMATAMKAACVAGRNAYLAGRMPKKLYAHASSPLTGLIN